In Corallococcus silvisoli, one DNA window encodes the following:
- a CDS encoding MarR family winged helix-turn-helix transcriptional regulator: MKDTQAPESMAGPDGSKSRGPQLGEVLEFMRLLWAVDHGLQSTSKRMESTLGLTGPQRLVIRLVGRFPGITAGTLANILHVHPSTLTGVLKRLEKRGLLERKSDPLDGRKALFALTDAGRSLDIPSEGTVESAVQRVLARMPRDRIVFTQEVLTALAEELGGLSAPHEDTPAETPSKPTAEG; this comes from the coding sequence ATGAAGGACACTCAAGCCCCGGAGTCGATGGCAGGCCCGGACGGCAGCAAGTCCCGGGGACCGCAACTGGGTGAAGTGCTGGAGTTCATGCGCCTGCTCTGGGCCGTGGACCACGGCCTGCAATCCACGTCGAAGCGGATGGAGTCCACGCTGGGGCTCACCGGCCCTCAGCGCCTGGTCATCCGTCTGGTCGGACGCTTCCCGGGTATCACCGCCGGCACGCTCGCGAACATCCTGCATGTGCACCCCAGCACGCTCACCGGCGTGCTCAAGCGCCTGGAGAAGCGCGGCCTGCTGGAGCGCAAGTCGGATCCGCTGGACGGCCGCAAGGCGCTCTTCGCGCTCACCGACGCCGGCCGCTCGCTGGACATCCCGTCCGAGGGCACCGTCGAGTCCGCCGTGCAGCGCGTGCTCGCTCGCATGCCCCGCGACCGCATCGTCTTCACCCAGGAGGTGCTCACCGCGCTCGCCGAGGAGCTGGGCGGGCTCTCCGCGCCCCACGAGGACACCCCCGCGGAGACGCCGTCCAAGCCCACCGCCGAAGGCTGA
- a CDS encoding DUF4142 domain-containing protein, with amino-acid sequence MKRTLHGVTLAAVLFAGGISLAQSSASPSTKSGTQGMAEFKGFTAPTDPKAFLERLHYINQSEIKQAQLALQNSQNPDVQSYAKMMVDAHTAADKKVTDYAKSQSLKLADTPKATNDTERKSMAADKADMEKLQGLKGPPFDSNYVAGQVAAHDEAIGMVLAAQHGMGATGELATMLTNLSQELPKHRDMAYQTLGKLNDALGVGGAGQGGGMDHGGMNHGTSPSGSTKTK; translated from the coding sequence ATGAAGCGCACCCTGCACGGAGTCACCCTGGCCGCGGTCCTCTTCGCCGGCGGCATCTCGCTGGCCCAGAGCTCCGCGTCCCCCAGCACGAAGTCCGGCACCCAGGGCATGGCCGAGTTCAAGGGCTTCACGGCCCCCACGGACCCGAAGGCCTTCCTGGAGCGCCTGCATTACATCAACCAGTCGGAGATCAAGCAGGCGCAGCTTGCGCTCCAGAACTCACAGAATCCGGACGTGCAGAGCTACGCGAAGATGATGGTGGACGCGCATACGGCCGCCGACAAGAAGGTCACGGACTATGCGAAGTCGCAGAGCCTGAAGCTGGCGGACACGCCCAAGGCCACCAACGACACGGAGCGCAAGTCCATGGCCGCGGACAAGGCGGACATGGAGAAGCTCCAGGGGCTGAAGGGCCCGCCGTTCGACTCCAACTATGTCGCCGGCCAGGTCGCGGCCCATGACGAGGCCATCGGCATGGTGCTGGCCGCGCAGCACGGCATGGGCGCCACGGGCGAGCTGGCCACGATGCTCACCAACCTCAGCCAGGAGCTGCCCAAGCACCGCGACATGGCCTACCAGACGCTGGGCAAACTGAATGACGCGTTGGGTGTGGGTGGCGCCGGCCAGGGCGGTGGCATGGACCACGGCGGCATGAACCACGGCACCTCGCCGAGCGGTTCGACGAAGACGAAGTAG
- a CDS encoding ComEA family DNA-binding protein: MGSGRSDAASSRTQYVGVVNLNEASAAELDLLPGVGEKAAQRILEHRKKRPFGRVEELVRVKGFGKKKFLKLRAHLALSGPTTLKQEKVPAPQPPGREGNVTNP, encoded by the coding sequence ATGGGGTCGGGGCGCTCGGACGCCGCCAGCTCCCGCACGCAATACGTGGGGGTGGTGAACCTGAACGAAGCCTCGGCGGCGGAGCTGGACCTGCTGCCGGGCGTGGGTGAGAAGGCGGCGCAGCGCATCCTCGAGCACCGCAAGAAGCGGCCCTTCGGTCGCGTCGAGGAGCTGGTCCGGGTCAAGGGCTTCGGCAAGAAGAAGTTCCTCAAGCTGCGCGCGCACCTGGCGCTCAGCGGCCCCACGACGCTCAAGCAGGAGAAGGTCCCCGCCCCCCAGCCGCCGGGAAGGGAGGGAAACGTCACGAACCCATGA
- the fliB gene encoding flagellin lysine-N-methylase, with product MTASAPRYMARFRCIAEACEDTCCAGLTVPISESRWSLLRQKVAGGPDEARVSALITPNPDGATGQQAGILGKRADGHCAFLDEAKLCSLQRKHGEAVLPDGCSVFPRVLTRWGAQVEMAGSLACPETARLCLLAEDALVREPVPEAQALRPQVARQVASGDDAWTAHADAVREAMLRLLTRGEVPFATRLYALGSMALDLGDFYFPETPAFTGDGAAHPGEASPASAREAEPGEAASASDVRTAPREESAEARLARILSEYESTDTFTSLHARLDALELPGGPWAGICGAVLRSREAAVGSPRFLSLVRDVRASYGGADASPDDAWRLHAARRAALESLHGERLHRYFLHHALNHVLRHPFTEAPSLLNAVFLLVLRASVVRWVLLGHPAVVALLDAPETPAAALDAAAVESFQLVAKHVEQAPPFLDFAKGLAGEGPETFARLLILVKGL from the coding sequence ATGACCGCTTCGGCCCCCCGTTACATGGCGCGCTTCCGTTGCATCGCGGAGGCGTGCGAGGACACCTGCTGCGCGGGGCTGACGGTGCCCATCAGCGAGTCGCGCTGGAGCCTGCTGCGCCAGAAGGTGGCGGGCGGTCCGGACGAGGCGCGGGTCTCGGCGTTGATCACCCCCAATCCGGACGGCGCCACGGGCCAGCAGGCGGGCATCCTGGGCAAGCGCGCGGATGGGCACTGCGCCTTCCTGGATGAAGCGAAGCTGTGTTCGCTCCAGCGGAAGCATGGCGAAGCCGTGCTGCCGGACGGCTGCTCCGTCTTCCCGCGCGTGCTGACGCGCTGGGGCGCGCAGGTGGAGATGGCGGGGTCGCTCGCGTGTCCGGAGACGGCCCGCCTGTGCCTGCTGGCGGAGGACGCGCTGGTGCGCGAGCCCGTGCCCGAGGCGCAGGCCCTGCGCCCGCAGGTCGCGCGGCAGGTCGCCTCCGGTGACGACGCCTGGACGGCCCACGCGGACGCGGTGCGCGAAGCGATGCTGCGGCTGCTCACGCGCGGTGAGGTGCCTTTCGCCACGCGCCTGTACGCGCTGGGCTCCATGGCGCTGGACCTGGGGGACTTCTATTTCCCGGAGACGCCAGCGTTCACGGGGGATGGCGCCGCGCATCCAGGCGAGGCGTCACCCGCGAGCGCGCGCGAAGCGGAGCCCGGAGAGGCAGCCTCCGCGAGCGACGTGCGGACGGCCCCACGCGAGGAGTCCGCCGAGGCGCGGCTCGCGCGCATCCTGAGCGAGTACGAGTCCACGGACACGTTCACGTCCCTGCATGCGCGACTCGACGCCCTGGAGCTGCCCGGAGGTCCCTGGGCCGGCATCTGCGGCGCCGTGCTCCGCTCGCGCGAGGCCGCCGTCGGCAGCCCCCGGTTCCTCTCGCTCGTGCGCGACGTGCGCGCATCGTACGGTGGCGCGGACGCCTCACCGGACGATGCGTGGCGCCTCCACGCGGCCCGCCGCGCGGCGCTGGAGTCCCTGCACGGCGAGCGCTTGCACCGCTACTTCCTGCACCACGCGCTCAACCACGTCCTGCGCCACCCGTTCACCGAAGCCCCGAGCCTCCTGAACGCCGTGTTCCTGCTCGTCCTGCGCGCCTCCGTGGTGCGCTGGGTCCTGCTGGGACACCCTGCCGTGGTGGCGCTGCTGGATGCTCCGGAGACGCCGGCCGCGGCCCTGGACGCCGCCGCGGTCGAGTCCTTCCAACTCGTCGCCAAGCACGTCGAACAGGCGCCCCCGTTCCTCGACTTCGCGAAGGGGCTGGCCGGCGAAGGTCCGGAGACCTTCGCGCGGCTGCTCATCCTGGTGAAGGGCCTGTAG
- a CDS encoding peptidase MA family metallohydrolase: MSHRTHAGIRSLGALCALLLAVPAALAQPPDPALKEEVKTRLGKVEQSLDDWDVGTARRELAEVEKRVPSELEPLKYFQGRVAFEEGQYDDAVTLLEGANIEDKPGSYLRLAKDTRAIVKDHQRAESEHFIFIYPKGKEEVLVPYALETLESIHRALAEDLGWTPPGKVRVEVVNNARELSRVSTLTEKQIRTTGTIAICKFNKLMVTSPKAVAQGYDWQDTLAHEYVHLVVSQMSHNTVPIWLHEGLAKFLESRWRGRGGLAMTPSTQALLGKRVKEDKLIPFEKMHPSIAMLPTAEDAATAFAEVFYAIDYIHGTKGTAGLRTVLQELKAGQPDKKAVEAATGMPFPLFEKTWLTYVKKQPFPQELVPRDDRVVLKEDAKGARKDSEKKGREISFGGFSEVTEVPARKFAHLGELLRERSRVKAAAEEYSRAHKLVGDKYESVSNKFALALLELRRLEEAEAVLRGSLRMHPGSPSTNVHLGRILLFRKDYPKAKTAYLEALASDPFDPEIHVALTRIHGALGETALATRTRVAAANLTGLKPDDVDRAAQAFLRAEDELSETKNVPAVTPDAPKPAPAPKPAK; this comes from the coding sequence GTGAGCCACCGCACGCACGCGGGAATCCGGAGCCTGGGCGCCCTCTGCGCCCTCCTCCTCGCCGTCCCCGCCGCCCTCGCGCAGCCGCCCGACCCGGCCCTCAAGGAAGAGGTGAAGACGCGGCTGGGCAAGGTGGAGCAGTCGCTGGACGACTGGGACGTGGGCACCGCGCGGCGCGAGCTGGCGGAGGTGGAGAAGCGCGTGCCCTCGGAGCTGGAGCCCCTCAAGTACTTCCAGGGTCGCGTGGCCTTCGAGGAGGGCCAGTACGACGACGCGGTGACGCTGCTGGAAGGGGCGAACATCGAGGACAAGCCAGGCAGCTACCTGCGGCTCGCGAAGGACACGCGCGCCATCGTCAAGGACCACCAGCGCGCGGAGAGCGAGCACTTCATCTTCATCTACCCGAAGGGCAAGGAAGAGGTGCTGGTGCCCTACGCGCTGGAGACGCTGGAGTCCATCCACCGCGCGCTCGCGGAGGACCTGGGCTGGACGCCGCCGGGCAAGGTGCGCGTGGAGGTGGTGAACAACGCGCGCGAGCTGTCCCGCGTCAGCACCCTGACGGAGAAGCAGATCCGCACCACGGGCACCATCGCCATCTGCAAGTTCAACAAGCTGATGGTGACGAGCCCCAAGGCCGTGGCGCAGGGCTACGACTGGCAGGACACGCTGGCGCACGAGTACGTGCACCTGGTGGTCAGCCAGATGTCCCACAACACCGTGCCCATCTGGCTGCACGAGGGCCTGGCCAAGTTCCTGGAGTCGCGCTGGCGCGGCCGGGGCGGCCTGGCGATGACGCCCTCCACGCAGGCGCTGCTGGGCAAGCGCGTGAAGGAGGACAAGCTCATCCCCTTCGAGAAGATGCACCCCTCCATCGCCATGCTGCCCACGGCGGAGGACGCGGCCACCGCGTTCGCGGAGGTGTTCTACGCCATCGACTACATCCACGGCACCAAGGGCACCGCGGGCCTGCGCACGGTGCTCCAGGAGCTGAAGGCGGGCCAGCCGGACAAGAAGGCGGTGGAGGCGGCGACGGGCATGCCCTTCCCCCTCTTCGAGAAGACCTGGCTCACCTACGTGAAGAAGCAGCCCTTCCCCCAGGAGCTGGTGCCGCGCGACGACCGCGTGGTGCTCAAGGAGGACGCCAAGGGGGCTCGGAAGGACAGCGAGAAGAAGGGGCGGGAAATCTCCTTCGGCGGCTTCTCCGAGGTCACGGAGGTGCCCGCTCGCAAGTTCGCGCATCTGGGGGAGCTCCTGCGCGAGCGCAGCCGCGTGAAGGCCGCCGCGGAGGAGTACTCGCGGGCGCACAAGCTGGTGGGCGACAAGTACGAATCCGTCTCCAACAAGTTCGCGCTCGCGCTGCTGGAGCTGCGCCGGCTGGAGGAGGCGGAGGCCGTGCTGCGCGGCTCGCTGCGCATGCACCCGGGCTCGCCCTCCACCAACGTGCACCTGGGCCGCATCCTGCTGTTCCGCAAGGACTACCCGAAGGCGAAGACGGCCTACCTGGAGGCGCTGGCCTCCGACCCGTTCGACCCGGAGATCCACGTGGCCCTCACGCGCATCCACGGCGCGCTGGGGGAGACGGCGCTCGCCACGCGCACGCGGGTGGCCGCCGCCAACCTCACCGGCCTCAAGCCCGACGACGTGGACCGCGCCGCCCAGGCCTTCCTGCGCGCGGAGGATGAGCTGTCGGAGACGAAGAACGTCCCCGCCGTCACGCCCGACGCGCCGAAGCCCGCGCCCGCGCCGAAGCCCGCGAAGTAG
- a CDS encoding prolyl oligopeptidase family serine peptidase: MPLSLLAALALGAAPAPAPRPFTQQDLVTLRRLSSPRVSPDGRQVAYVLRSTDLEMNRGRTDLWLVNLDGTNGRQLTAHPDNDSDPVWAPDGKSLFFLSSRGGSSQVWRLPVDGGEPLPVTQLPLDVNSFALSRDGQQLAVALDVFPDCANLSCNTLRFAEAQKKKTTGRVYDQLFFRHWDTWRDGTRSHLFVVPVAGGTPVDVMKGMDADAPSKPFGGAEEFTFTPDGKGIVFAARDVGRAEAWSTDLDLFLAPIDGKAKPRKLTEKNRATDTSPVFSPDGKTLAYAAMSRPGYESDRYRIILRTWPGGQERVLAESWDHSASSLAWSRDGATLYTTANDVGQNPVFALDVASGDVRRLTQGGNADGAQPAADGQVVYALDDLDSPSDLYAVKADGTGARQLTQVNKDALAGLKFGAFEQFEFKGWNDETVRGYVVKPVDFDPKRQYPLAFLIHGGPQGSFGNHFHYRWNPQVYAGRGYVAVMIDFHGSTGYGQAFTDSIGGDWGGKPLEDLQKGLAAALQKYPFIHKEKRCALGGSYGGYMINWIAGNWPDGFQCLVNHDGNLDERMAYFDTEELWFPEYDHKGLPWENPQGYAKHNPVDHVAKWKTPMLVIHGGKDYRVVDTQGMSTFTVLQRKGIPSRFVYFPDENHWVLKPQNSIQWHDEVLGWLDRWTGR; this comes from the coding sequence GTGCCCCTGTCGCTCCTCGCGGCCCTGGCCCTCGGCGCCGCTCCGGCGCCCGCGCCCCGGCCGTTCACCCAGCAGGACCTGGTCACGCTGCGCCGGCTCAGCAGCCCGCGCGTGTCACCCGACGGCCGCCAGGTCGCCTATGTCCTGCGCTCCACCGACCTGGAGATGAACCGCGGTCGCACCGACCTGTGGCTCGTCAACCTGGACGGCACGAACGGCCGGCAGCTCACCGCCCATCCGGACAACGACAGCGACCCGGTGTGGGCCCCGGACGGCAAGAGCCTCTTCTTCCTGTCCTCGCGCGGCGGTTCGTCCCAGGTGTGGCGCCTGCCCGTGGATGGCGGTGAGCCGCTGCCCGTCACGCAGCTGCCGCTGGACGTGAACAGCTTCGCGCTGTCGCGCGACGGCCAGCAGCTCGCGGTGGCGCTGGACGTGTTCCCCGACTGCGCGAACCTCTCCTGCAACACCCTGCGCTTCGCGGAGGCGCAGAAGAAGAAGACCACCGGCCGCGTCTACGACCAGCTCTTCTTCCGCCACTGGGACACCTGGCGGGACGGCACGCGCTCACACCTGTTCGTGGTCCCCGTGGCCGGGGGCACGCCCGTGGACGTGATGAAGGGCATGGACGCGGACGCGCCCAGCAAGCCCTTCGGCGGCGCGGAGGAGTTCACCTTCACGCCGGACGGCAAGGGCATCGTCTTCGCCGCGCGCGACGTGGGCCGCGCCGAGGCGTGGTCCACCGACCTGGACCTCTTCCTCGCGCCCATCGACGGCAAGGCGAAGCCGCGCAAGCTCACGGAGAAGAACCGCGCCACCGACACCAGCCCGGTGTTCAGCCCGGACGGCAAGACGCTCGCGTACGCGGCCATGTCGCGCCCCGGCTACGAGTCCGACCGCTACCGCATCATCCTGCGCACGTGGCCGGGCGGCCAGGAGCGCGTGCTCGCCGAGAGCTGGGACCACTCCGCCAGCTCGCTCGCGTGGAGCCGCGACGGCGCCACGCTCTACACCACCGCCAATGACGTGGGGCAGAACCCCGTGTTCGCGCTGGACGTGGCCTCTGGCGACGTGCGCCGCCTCACGCAGGGCGGCAACGCGGACGGCGCCCAGCCCGCGGCGGACGGACAGGTCGTCTACGCGCTGGATGACCTGGACTCGCCGTCGGACCTGTACGCGGTGAAGGCGGACGGCACCGGCGCCCGGCAGCTCACGCAGGTGAACAAGGACGCGCTCGCGGGCCTCAAGTTCGGCGCCTTCGAACAGTTCGAGTTCAAGGGCTGGAACGACGAGACCGTGCGCGGCTACGTCGTGAAGCCGGTGGACTTCGACCCGAAGCGCCAGTACCCGCTGGCCTTCCTCATCCACGGCGGCCCGCAGGGCAGCTTCGGCAACCACTTCCATTACCGGTGGAACCCGCAGGTGTACGCGGGCCGCGGCTACGTGGCGGTGATGATCGACTTCCACGGCTCCACCGGCTATGGCCAGGCGTTCACCGACTCCATCGGCGGAGACTGGGGCGGCAAGCCGCTGGAGGACCTGCAGAAGGGTCTGGCCGCCGCGCTCCAGAAGTACCCCTTCATCCACAAGGAGAAGCGGTGCGCGCTGGGCGGCAGCTACGGCGGGTACATGATCAACTGGATCGCCGGCAACTGGCCGGACGGCTTCCAGTGCCTCGTGAACCACGACGGCAACCTGGATGAGCGCATGGCCTACTTCGACACCGAGGAGCTGTGGTTCCCGGAGTACGACCACAAGGGCCTGCCGTGGGAGAACCCGCAGGGCTACGCGAAGCACAACCCGGTGGACCACGTGGCGAAGTGGAAGACGCCCATGCTCGTCATCCACGGCGGCAAGGACTACCGCGTGGTGGACACGCAGGGCATGTCCACCTTCACCGTGCTCCAGCGCAAGGGCATCCCGTCCCGCTTCGTCTACTTCCCGGACGAGAACCACTGGGTGCTCAAGCCGCAGAACAGCATCCAGTGGCACGACGAGGTGCTGGGCTGGCTGGACCGCTGGACGGGCAGGTAG
- a CDS encoding DUF4175 family protein — MNLETPQSPGPELPPPPPPPAPPPQARREARSGGVADLLAQVRARQRRQLWAQGILLGAVAALGLLFATGLLGRVAPGLAEVLLWLAVPVGAAVAGFFGVVLARRQVGDDLLTARLVGQRRPELSLDVLAAVELSHERREEAGWSPQLADAFLAQMDARAGTVDPGLVVDTQPLRRVAMACAGAVLALAVLMFFVGGRWAAGWKHLREQAARPETAAQVEPITGDIELTYRYPAYTGLAPRTVPGTNGEVSAPAGTEVALKTRSDRAIQRAEVVVNDQVLPLTVAGGRELTGSFIAKQGGHYHFVFYGARAKPLAVGPDIPLTVEADKSPQVTLLTPSTEIEVDPGQTVTLKYEATDDYGLSGLALVFRMPGAKQETRVNLPREDSRRSRGTYAWDLGPLKPAPGDRITYYVEAKDNDAVEGPKKGVSRTQTLRVYSAAEHRRAALEKAEALWGRLVDHLADRLEGPDRAKQKDAQAVEAARTVDTSGQALADDFRAQGQELSREKDVPKEIVSALINIGGELKRSVSTTSDFRRLFLRTQRARGEDWGTGTRLGAVVEDEIEGVERDILYLESLLDRQKLEALQDLTKQLANERRDLSRLIEQYKANPDESAREQVMQQIQQLKSRIQELMQRMAELRKGIRDEHLNAEALSEMMQQEDMQGAMDEVERLMQEGKADEALAKLQELGMQMDEMLDSMDKSQEDFGAEQYPELAEKFGKFMDDLQGTMDEQQKVADQTRALRDQARGQNRERLKEKGQALKDELARKVKQVQESYQKLDPSRLNSRAARPLEEAQSELRNVENALKVDDFDLAAESAARAEDAARQLSGMGEQQRQLDEMFGNPPEVRQQSAQLAERLKKDARDVSDVSQQLQGLFPPPGSQLSQQEKQQLQQLGQRQQQLEQRAQGLRQQMEDMEQTAPLFGEEAGQQMDEIGQRMGEASQRMQGRDPGRGYGEQQAAMEGLKRFQQQMQQSQQGRKGGRGLPMPMGSGRRQEGNGRNPQDKVELPDEDAFQAPREFRKDLLDAMKQGAPEKYREQVKRYYEELVK; from the coding sequence GTGAACCTCGAGACACCGCAGAGCCCAGGCCCCGAGCTGCCGCCCCCGCCGCCTCCTCCGGCCCCACCGCCCCAGGCCCGGCGCGAAGCGCGCTCGGGCGGCGTGGCGGACCTGCTCGCCCAGGTGCGCGCCCGTCAGCGCCGCCAGCTCTGGGCCCAGGGCATCCTCCTGGGCGCCGTCGCGGCGCTCGGGCTCCTCTTCGCCACGGGCCTCCTGGGCCGCGTCGCGCCGGGCCTCGCGGAGGTGCTGCTGTGGCTCGCCGTTCCGGTGGGCGCGGCGGTGGCGGGCTTCTTCGGCGTCGTGCTCGCGCGCCGTCAGGTGGGCGACGACCTGCTCACCGCCCGGCTCGTGGGCCAGCGCCGCCCGGAGCTGTCGCTGGACGTGCTCGCGGCGGTGGAGCTGTCACACGAGCGCCGCGAGGAGGCGGGCTGGTCCCCCCAGCTCGCGGACGCGTTCCTCGCGCAGATGGACGCGCGGGCCGGCACGGTGGACCCCGGCCTCGTGGTGGACACCCAGCCGCTGCGCCGCGTGGCCATGGCCTGCGCCGGCGCGGTGCTGGCGCTCGCGGTGCTGATGTTCTTCGTGGGCGGCCGCTGGGCCGCGGGCTGGAAGCACCTGCGGGAGCAGGCCGCGCGCCCGGAGACCGCCGCGCAGGTGGAGCCCATCACCGGCGACATCGAGCTGACGTACCGCTACCCCGCGTACACCGGCCTCGCGCCGCGCACCGTGCCGGGCACCAACGGAGAGGTGAGCGCGCCCGCCGGCACCGAGGTCGCGCTGAAGACGCGCTCGGACCGCGCCATCCAGCGCGCGGAGGTCGTCGTCAACGATCAGGTGCTGCCCCTCACCGTCGCGGGAGGCCGGGAGCTGACCGGCAGCTTCATCGCGAAGCAGGGCGGCCACTACCACTTCGTCTTCTATGGCGCGCGCGCGAAGCCCCTCGCGGTGGGCCCGGACATCCCGCTCACCGTGGAGGCGGACAAGTCGCCCCAGGTGACGCTGCTCACGCCCTCCACTGAAATCGAGGTCGACCCCGGTCAGACGGTGACGCTCAAGTACGAGGCCACCGACGACTACGGCCTGTCCGGCCTCGCGCTGGTGTTCCGCATGCCCGGCGCGAAGCAGGAGACGCGCGTGAACCTGCCGCGCGAGGACAGCCGCCGCAGCCGGGGCACGTACGCCTGGGACCTGGGCCCGCTCAAGCCCGCCCCCGGCGACCGCATCACCTACTACGTGGAGGCGAAGGACAACGACGCGGTGGAGGGCCCCAAGAAGGGCGTCAGCCGCACGCAGACCCTGCGCGTCTACAGCGCCGCCGAGCACCGCCGCGCCGCCCTGGAGAAGGCCGAGGCCCTCTGGGGCCGGCTCGTGGACCACCTGGCGGACCGTCTGGAGGGCCCCGACCGCGCGAAGCAGAAGGACGCGCAGGCGGTGGAGGCGGCGCGCACCGTGGACACCAGCGGTCAGGCGCTCGCGGACGACTTCCGCGCCCAGGGCCAGGAGCTGTCGCGCGAGAAGGACGTCCCCAAGGAGATCGTCTCCGCGCTCATCAACATCGGCGGAGAGTTGAAGCGCAGCGTGAGCACCACCTCCGACTTCCGCCGCCTGTTCCTGCGCACCCAGCGCGCGCGCGGCGAGGACTGGGGCACCGGCACCCGGCTCGGCGCCGTGGTGGAGGACGAAATCGAGGGCGTGGAGCGCGACATCCTCTACCTGGAGTCGCTGCTGGACCGGCAGAAGCTGGAGGCCCTCCAGGACCTGACGAAGCAGCTGGCCAACGAGCGCCGCGACCTGTCGCGCCTCATCGAACAGTACAAGGCCAACCCGGACGAGTCCGCGCGTGAGCAGGTGATGCAGCAGATCCAGCAGCTCAAGTCGCGCATCCAGGAGCTGATGCAGCGCATGGCCGAGCTGCGCAAGGGCATCCGCGACGAGCACCTCAACGCCGAGGCGCTGTCGGAGATGATGCAGCAGGAGGACATGCAGGGCGCCATGGATGAAGTGGAGCGCCTGATGCAGGAAGGCAAGGCGGACGAGGCCCTGGCGAAGCTCCAGGAGCTGGGCATGCAGATGGACGAGATGCTCGACTCCATGGACAAGTCCCAGGAGGACTTCGGCGCGGAGCAGTACCCGGAGCTGGCGGAGAAGTTCGGCAAGTTCATGGATGACCTCCAGGGCACCATGGACGAACAGCAGAAGGTCGCGGACCAGACGCGCGCCCTGCGCGACCAGGCCCGCGGCCAGAACCGCGAGCGGCTCAAGGAGAAGGGCCAGGCCCTCAAGGACGAGCTCGCCCGCAAGGTGAAGCAGGTGCAGGAGAGCTACCAGAAGCTGGACCCCTCCCGGCTCAACAGCCGCGCGGCCCGCCCGCTGGAAGAAGCCCAGTCCGAGCTGCGCAACGTGGAGAACGCGCTCAAGGTGGATGACTTCGACCTGGCCGCGGAGTCCGCCGCCCGCGCCGAGGACGCGGCCCGCCAGCTCTCCGGCATGGGCGAACAGCAGCGCCAGTTGGATGAGATGTTCGGCAACCCCCCGGAGGTGCGCCAGCAGTCCGCGCAGCTCGCGGAGCGCCTCAAGAAGGACGCGCGCGACGTGTCGGACGTGAGCCAGCAGCTGCAGGGCCTCTTCCCTCCCCCGGGCTCGCAGCTGTCGCAGCAGGAGAAGCAGCAGCTCCAGCAGCTGGGCCAGCGCCAGCAGCAGCTGGAGCAGCGCGCGCAGGGCCTGCGCCAGCAGATGGAGGACATGGAGCAGACGGCGCCGCTGTTCGGCGAGGAGGCCGGCCAGCAGATGGATGAGATTGGCCAGCGCATGGGAGAGGCGTCCCAGCGCATGCAGGGGCGCGACCCGGGCCGAGGCTACGGTGAGCAGCAGGCCGCGATGGAGGGCCTCAAGCGCTTCCAGCAGCAGATGCAGCAGAGCCAGCAGGGCCGCAAGGGAGGCCGCGGGCTGCCCATGCCCATGGGCTCCGGCCGCCGCCAGGAGGGCAACGGCCGCAACCCACAGGACAAGGTGGAGCTGCCGGACGAGGACGCCTTCCAGGCGCCGCGCGAGTTCCGCAAGGACCTGCTGGACGCGATGAAGCAGGGCGCGCCGGAGAAGTACCGCGAGCAGGTGAAGCGCTACTACGAGGAGCTGGTGAAGTGA